A stretch of the Nicotiana tabacum cultivar K326 chromosome 6, ASM71507v2, whole genome shotgun sequence genome encodes the following:
- the LOC107774502 gene encoding uncharacterized protein LOC107774502 isoform X1, translating to MVSSHHHNAVESCVDKLSIIIPLYLSCTGYGKRKDIDFKTTKAYIEKPVTDPLNIQWMVAEIPQQKEGSLDCGVFVAAFAEYVSLGDLSIPSEDLSDIDQHRRRYGALRYATKKQEDESISESEVTGRLARRKGAPAFNEKTRVQRKKK from the exons ATGGTCTCTTCACACCATCATAATGCTGTTGAATCTTGTGTTGATAAGCTTTCAATCATTATCCCTCTGTATTTGTCTTGCACTGGTTACGGGAAGCGTAAAGACATTGACTTCAAGACCACAAAGGCATACATTGAGAAACCAGTTACAGACCCTCTCAACATACAGTGGATGGTTGCGGAGATTCCACAACAAAAGGAAGGATCACT cgattgtggtgtatttgtGGCTGCTTTTGCGGAGTATGTTAGCCTTGGAGATTTGTCAATCCCTTCAGAAGACCTTTCGGATATCGACCAACACCGTAGACGCTATGGAGCTCTCCGCTATGCTACAAAGAAGCAAGAAGATGAGTCAATCAGTGAAAGTGAGGTTACAGGCAGGCTAGCAAGGAGGAAGGGTGCTCCTGCTTTTAATGAGAAGACTAGAGTCCAGAGAAAGAAGAAATAG
- the LOC107774502 gene encoding uncharacterized protein LOC107774502 isoform X2 — MIKPEWIKFTSVTESGEEIGLLTLPNKIEYEDEQGAQSSEVPNVVFPTLEPKHTDCQEDKESVARKLRKLEKGIEQVDGKLEDFRKVVFEELHDLQVFIDDSAKSVLNLINRRYDADEAKLAGSSTKNNDRQ; from the exons ATGATCAAGCCTGAGTGGATTAAG TTCACAAGCGTGACTGAATCTGGAGAAGAGATTGGATTGCTTACTCTGCCAAACAAGATTGAGTATGAAGATGAACAAGGTGCACAATCATCAGAGGTTCCAAATGTTGTTTTTCCAACATTGGAACCCAAACATACAGATTGTCAAGAGGACAAGGAATCTGTGGCTAGGAAGCTCAGGAAGCTAGAAAAGGGAATTGAGCAG GTTGATGGAAAGTTAGAGGATTTTAGGAAGGTTGTATTTGAGGAACTCCATGACCTTCAAGTGTTTATAGATGATTCTGCGAAAAGTGTTTTGAATTTGATAAACAGGAGATATGATGCGGATGAGGCAAAG CTTGCTGGTAGTTCAACCAAAAACAATGACCGACAATAA